The following proteins come from a genomic window of Patescibacteria group bacterium:
- a CDS encoding HemK family protein methyltransferase has protein sequence MKLVFKIEKLYWTKHVKGKMRFYGLSESRLKRVLRKPDRKELGITPRTVAVMQKAGTKKRPTEIWLMYQKHKSITKIITAWRYPGISPKRQPPPIPENILWELKHDNFKVEIPEEYVKGKVKFLNCEIDLSKRVFIPRIETEFWVKKAIKEIKKTRNLEVLDMFAGSGCIGISILKNIKKSKVDFSDIDNRAVEQIKINLKLNKIPKKRYEIYQSDLFENLKNKTYHYIFANPPYGAENRISEVGQSVLKYEPHKAVFSGKHGLIHIKKFLKLAKKFLKEKGIIYLEFDPEQKSDIEKILKKEKYSSFKFTRDQFKKYRFARVIK, from the coding sequence ATGAAGCTTGTTTTTAAAATTGAAAAGCTGTATTGGACAAAACACGTTAAAGGTAAAATGCGTTTTTACGGATTATCTGAAAGTAGGTTAAAAAGAGTGCTGCGAAAACCAGACAGAAAAGAGCTTGGCATTACGCCAAGAACTGTAGCAGTAATGCAGAAGGCTGGGACCAAAAAACGGCCAACAGAAATTTGGTTAATGTATCAAAAGCATAAAAGCATAACAAAGATAATTACTGCCTGGCGTTATCCTGGCATTAGTCCTAAAAGACAGCCTCCGCCAATACCAGAGAATATCTTATGGGAATTAAAACACGATAATTTTAAAGTAGAGATTCCTGAAGAATACGTTAAAGGAAAAGTAAAGTTTTTAAATTGTGAGATTGATTTGTCAAAACGTGTGTTTATTCCAAGAATTGAAACAGAGTTCTGGGTTAAAAAGGCAATCAAAGAAATTAAAAAAACAAGGAATTTAGAAGTTCTAGACATGTTCGCTGGTTCTGGATGTATAGGAATATCAATTTTGAAGAATATTAAAAAGAGTAAAGTTGATTTTTCTGATATTGACAATCGGGCAGTAGAACAAATTAAGATTAATTTGAAATTGAATAAAATTCCAAAAAAAAGATACGAAATATATCAGTCAGATTTATTTGAGAACTTAAAAAACAAAACATACCACTATATTTTTGCCAACCCTCCTTATGGAGCTGAGAACAGAATAAGTGAAGTAGGGCAGTCAGTTTTAAAATATGAGCCTCATAAAGCTGTTTTTTCAGGCAAACATGGTTTGATTCATATTAAAAAGTTTTTAAAACTTGCTAAAAAGTTTTTGAAAGAAAAAGGAATTATTTATCTTGAATTTGATCCAGAACAGAAAAGCGATATTGAAAAGATTTTAAAAAAAGAAAAGTATTCTAGCTTTAAATTCACGAGAGATCAGTTTAAAAAATACCGTTTTGCAAGAGTTATCAAATAA
- a CDS encoding restriction endonuclease — translation MKKDYIVNSRGERELFSFDKVYRSSKRAGASDSLAKKIASKVEKNIYPDIKTSKIYSQVKRLLKQSPALSMKFSLKQAMRKLGPSGFDFEKYIAGIFEKNGYKTKINQIIPGKCIAGYEIDFLAEKDKFFHIGECKYHTFAGARVDLKIALYNYARYLDIFNNSKFKNSKTIIVTNTKFTSEAISYCECYGVGLLGWRYPRDKGLEHLIEKHKLYPVTILPSFKAHYKNIFAENRMMMALDLLKFSPSQIVKKLGLSSNEIKRLVQEASVLLE, via the coding sequence ATGAAAAAAGATTACATAGTTAATTCAAGGGGGGAGAGAGAACTTTTTTCTTTTGACAAAGTTTATCGTTCTTCAAAAAGAGCAGGCGCTTCAGATTCTTTGGCAAAAAAAATAGCTTCTAAGGTTGAAAAAAACATATATCCAGACATCAAAACTTCTAAAATATATAGCCAAGTTAAAAGGCTTTTAAAACAATCTCCAGCTTTGTCTATGAAGTTTTCTTTAAAACAGGCAATGAGGAAACTGGGACCTAGTGGTTTTGATTTTGAGAAGTACATCGCGGGAATATTTGAGAAAAATGGCTACAAGACTAAAATAAATCAAATCATACCTGGCAAATGTATTGCTGGTTATGAGATAGATTTTTTAGCTGAAAAAGATAAGTTTTTTCATATTGGTGAGTGCAAGTATCATACATTTGCTGGAGCACGGGTTGATTTAAAAATAGCTTTGTATAATTACGCAAGGTATTTAGATATTTTCAACAATTCTAAATTCAAAAACTCTAAAACAATAATAGTAACAAACACTAAATTTACCAGCGAGGCAATCAGTTATTGTGAGTGTTATGGTGTTGGTCTTTTGGGCTGGAGATATCCAAGGGACAAGGGGCTTGAGCATTTAATTGAAAAACACAAGCTTTATCCTGTTACAATTCTTCCTTCGTTTAAAGCTCATTACAAGAATATTTTTGCTGAGAATAGAATGATGATGGCTTTAGATTTGTTAAAATTTTCTCCAAGCCAGATTGTTAAAAAACTAGGGCTTTCCTCAAATGAGATTAAAAGACTGGTTCAGGAGGCAAGTGTTCTGTTAGAATAG
- a CDS encoding NAD(P)/FAD-dependent oxidoreductase, which produces MKYDVVIIGAGPGGLFAAYKLAGKARVAIFEMGKPIEKRTCPSDLTNTHCPKCSPCNITSGIGGAGGLSDGKLNFVNPKYSSSYTVGGDFSLFDKDYLTGKMEEVENIFLRHGPPNEIYGEDKVKINKLLEKANRVGIEFVPVKQRHLGSDRLPKIIKSIENYLREKNVEIFSQETVLDINPREKKIRTAKGKEYHYKTLIIAVGREGSEFLEKWTKKYDFEVNNKVKFIDVGVRVEVPASIMKEITSVVYGPKLRIVTKKYDDCLRTFCVCPHGWVIRESYGDFCLVNGHSRNKEKSNNTNFALLGNYRFTEPFKNPNEWGRDLARLTTKLGGNNPIVQRLKDLRMGRRSTENRIKNNKLVQPTLKTAIPGDISLAYPGRVIENILDALEQLNKFLPGVNEDSTLIYAPEIKFYSLKLKIDKNMRTSTPFVYAIGDGAGVSRGIVGAAVTGLIAGENIMKI; this is translated from the coding sequence ATGAAGTATGACGTTGTAATTATTGGAGCAGGTCCAGGGGGCCTGTTTGCTGCTTATAAACTTGCAGGAAAAGCAAGGGTTGCTATTTTTGAAATGGGAAAACCGATTGAAAAAAGAACATGTCCTAGCGATTTAACCAATACTCATTGTCCCAAATGTTCACCCTGTAATATAACTTCTGGTATTGGAGGGGCAGGCGGTTTGTCTGACGGAAAGCTGAATTTTGTAAACCCTAAGTATTCTTCAAGCTACACGGTTGGGGGAGATTTTAGTCTTTTTGACAAAGATTATCTAACAGGAAAAATGGAAGAAGTAGAAAATATTTTTTTAAGACATGGACCTCCTAATGAGATTTATGGCGAAGACAAAGTAAAAATTAACAAGTTGCTTGAAAAAGCCAATCGGGTTGGAATAGAGTTTGTGCCAGTAAAACAAAGGCACTTGGGAAGTGATAGGCTGCCTAAAATTATAAAAAGCATTGAGAATTATTTAAGAGAGAAAAATGTTGAGATATTTAGTCAAGAAACAGTTTTAGACATTAATCCAAGAGAGAAAAAAATAAGAACAGCAAAAGGAAAAGAGTATCATTACAAGACCTTAATTATTGCCGTAGGAAGAGAAGGGTCAGAATTTCTTGAAAAATGGACCAAGAAATATGATTTTGAAGTCAATAACAAGGTAAAGTTTATTGATGTTGGGGTTAGGGTTGAAGTGCCAGCCTCAATAATGAAAGAAATAACTTCAGTAGTCTATGGCCCAAAGCTTAGAATTGTTACCAAAAAATACGATGACTGTTTAAGAACGTTTTGTGTCTGCCCTCATGGCTGGGTGATAAGAGAAAGTTATGGGGACTTTTGTTTAGTTAATGGACATAGTAGAAACAAAGAAAAATCAAATAATACAAATTTTGCCTTATTGGGAAACTATAGATTTACCGAACCTTTTAAAAACCCAAATGAATGGGGAAGAGATTTGGCAAGATTAACAACAAAACTTGGTGGAAATAATCCGATTGTTCAAAGGTTAAAAGATTTAAGGATGGGCAGAAGAAGCACTGAAAATAGAATTAAGAATAATAAATTAGTTCAGCCCACCTTAAAGACAGCCATTCCTGGTGATATAAGTTTGGCTTATCCTGGAAGAGTAATAGAGAATATTTTAGATGCCCTGGAGCAGCTAAATAAATTTTTACCAGGCGTGAATGAAGATTCAACCTTGATTTATGCTCCAGAAATAAAGTTTTATTCTTTGAAACTAAAAATTGATAAAAACATGAGAACAAGCACTCCTTTTGTTTATGCAATTGGAGATGGAGCTGGAGTAAGCAGGGGAATAGTGGGAGCCGCAGTTACTGGATTAATTGCAGGAGAGAATATAATGAAAATTTAG
- a CDS encoding glycosidase — MFNCGVIIDDDGLYKMLFRAAHTEDQSMSNCGLALSIDGIEWYVLDKPVLKCGFNDHCTKGIEDPRIVKWIDGCYYVFATVCSEKGGRVGIWKTKNFLEFKWIGIPFNQEDKDASIFPEPIKGFVYLVHRKTPHIWISRTRELSLKNGWQNSQILIRKEDWYPDPNTGNIPDKIGIAGPPIKTPKGWLLITHIVHRWDKETTRYSYLLHRSYSLGFAVLDLENPTKILYIHPEPILWPEERYEIVGAIPNVVFSCAAVDPGEDSLYIYWGGADTVICGGRLMKKDLVMSINGQETPLFPEHY; from the coding sequence ATGTTTAACTGCGGGGTTATTATTGATGATGACGGCCTATACAAAATGCTCTTTCGTGCTGCTCATACTGAAGATCAATCAATGTCTAATTGCGGATTAGCTTTAAGTATTGATGGAATAGAGTGGTATGTACTGGACAAGCCAGTACTAAAATGTGGATTTAACGACCATTGTACAAAGGGAATTGAAGATCCACGAATCGTAAAATGGATCGATGGTTGTTACTACGTTTTCGCAACAGTTTGCTCAGAAAAAGGTGGAAGAGTGGGTATCTGGAAAACAAAAAACTTCCTTGAATTTAAATGGATTGGTATTCCATTTAACCAAGAGGATAAAGATGCTTCTATTTTTCCTGAACCAATTAAAGGTTTTGTATATCTAGTCCACAGAAAAACTCCGCACATATGGATATCTCGGACAAGAGAATTGTCATTAAAAAATGGCTGGCAGAATAGCCAAATTCTGATAAGAAAAGAAGATTGGTATCCTGACCCTAATACTGGCAATATTCCCGACAAAATTGGGATTGCTGGGCCACCAATAAAAACTCCCAAAGGTTGGCTCTTGATTACCCATATTGTTCATCGTTGGGACAAGGAAACAACAAGATATTCTTATCTTCTTCACAGGTCGTATTCTCTTGGGTTTGCAGTGCTTGATTTAGAAAATCCTACAAAGATTCTCTATATTCATCCAGAACCCATACTGTGGCCAGAAGAAAGATATGAAATTGTTGGTGCTATTCCTAATGTTGTTTTTAGCTGCGCTGCCGTTGATCCTGGTGAAGACTCCCTTTATATTTATTGGGGAGGAGCTGATACCGTAATCTGCGGTGGTAGGCTTATGAAAAAGGATCTTGTGATGTCAATCAATGGACAAGAAACACCATTATTTCCAGAACACTATTGA
- the rsmH gene encoding 16S rRNA (cytosine(1402)-N(4))-methyltransferase RsmH → MHKSVLKKQVLKYLDSKSNENFIDCTFGLGGHSIDILKENKPKGKVLAIELDKELHRKAVSKNIDRLVLINDSYSNLKKIVKENNFESVSGILLDLGFSSWHLEKSGRGFSFKKNEPLDMRYNIDLTKLTAEEIVSQWSEKDIEKILKKYSQEKFGKRIAKNIIEQRKTKLIKTTFDLVEIIKKAVPLWYQHKRIHFATRTFQALRITVNDELNNIRQALPDALEVLEKGGRLVVISFHSLEDRIVKNFFKNQKSLNILTKKPIKPSKEEIINNPRSRSAKLRAAVKI, encoded by the coding sequence ATGCACAAAAGCGTTCTTAAAAAACAAGTTTTAAAATACTTAGATTCTAAGTCAAATGAAAACTTTATAGATTGCACATTTGGTCTAGGCGGACACAGCATAGATATTTTAAAAGAAAACAAGCCAAAAGGAAAAGTGCTGGCAATAGAATTAGACAAAGAATTGCATAGGAAGGCAGTTTCTAAAAACATTGATAGATTAGTTTTAATAAATGATTCTTATAGCAATTTAAAAAAAATTGTTAAGGAAAATAATTTTGAATCAGTTTCTGGAATTTTGTTAGACTTAGGATTCTCAAGTTGGCATTTGGAAAAATCAGGCAGGGGATTCAGCTTTAAAAAAAATGAGCCACTTGATATGAGATACAATATTGATTTAACAAAACTAACAGCTGAAGAAATTGTAAGCCAATGGTCAGAAAAAGATATTGAAAAGATTTTAAAAAAATATTCCCAAGAAAAGTTTGGTAAAAGAATTGCCAAAAACATTATAGAACAGAGAAAAACAAAACTCATTAAAACAACATTTGATTTAGTTGAAATCATTAAAAAAGCCGTACCTTTATGGTACCAACATAAAAGAATTCATTTTGCAACCAGAACTTTTCAGGCATTAAGAATAACTGTTAATGACGAGCTGAATAATATAAGACAAGCTTTACCCGATGCATTAGAAGTTTTAGAAAAAGGAGGAAGATTAGTTGTAATATCGTTCCATTCTTTAGAAGACAGAATTGTGAAAAACTTTTTTAAAAATCAAAAATCATTAAATATTTTAACAAAAAAACCAATAAAGCCGAGCAAAGAAGAGATAATTAATAACCCGCGCTCAAGAAGTGCCAAACTTCGAGCAGCAGTAAAAATTTAA
- a CDS encoding phosphatase PAP2 family protein, with translation MNNYINKAIVGFFIGLIIFLMIIVLVGNESLFLFINQTLGNQYLDFVVLYIFIPLFISMGVIPGMLFVFKKDVSGFFTLLSGGLCYLAGNLVKLIFKMPRPYTVLPDVRIIGPWHMSQYSFPSTTTMLAFGLAFAFFLEKRNKLSYVFLGLAGLVGFTVIYTGFHFPYDVLFGILLSLLFVYLLKKIKDKLFNEKRLHS, from the coding sequence ATGAATAATTATATAAATAAAGCCATTGTTGGATTCTTTATTGGACTGATTATTTTCTTGATGATCATTGTTCTAGTTGGAAACGAAAGTTTGTTTTTATTCATTAACCAAACTTTAGGCAATCAATATCTAGATTTTGTTGTTTTATACATTTTTATTCCTTTATTCATTTCAATGGGAGTAATCCCTGGAATGCTTTTTGTTTTTAAAAAAGATGTATCAGGGTTTTTTACTTTGCTGTCAGGAGGACTTTGTTATCTTGCTGGTAATTTAGTTAAGTTGATTTTTAAAATGCCAAGACCATATACAGTGCTTCCTGATGTTAGAATTATTGGTCCTTGGCATATGAGCCAGTATTCTTTTCCTTCTACTACCACGATGCTTGCTTTTGGCCTGGCATTTGCTTTTTTTCTTGAAAAAAGGAATAAACTCAGCTATGTTTTTTTAGGCTTGGCAGGTTTGGTTGGATTTACAGTAATATATACTGGATTTCATTTTCCTTATGATGTTCTTTTTGGAATATTACTTTCTTTGCTGTTTGTTTATTTATTAAAGAAAATTAAAGACAAATTATTCAATGAAAAAAGATTACATAGTTAA
- the mraZ gene encoding division/cell wall cluster transcriptional repressor MraZ, with the protein MFIGEYLYTIDHKKRLAIPSKFRKSLGKKAIVTKGIDTCLVVYPIAEWGKVAKKLESLPSSKTDARGFIRIMLAGAVDVNLDKLGRVLIPDYLKKYAGLKKDVIILGLSNRVEVWDKTKWNTYKQKTEKDIGDMASRLEELGV; encoded by the coding sequence ATGTTTATTGGTGAATACTTGTACACAATTGATCACAAGAAGAGATTAGCTATTCCTTCTAAATTTAGAAAAAGCTTGGGTAAAAAAGCAATTGTTACTAAAGGAATAGATACCTGTTTAGTTGTTTATCCAATTGCAGAGTGGGGTAAAGTAGCTAAAAAACTAGAAAGCTTGCCAAGCAGCAAAACAGATGCCAGGGGATTTATAAGAATAATGTTGGCTGGAGCAGTTGATGTTAATCTTGATAAGCTTGGAAGGGTATTGATCCCTGATTATTTGAAAAAATACGCAGGTCTTAAAAAAGATGTAATTATATTGGGTTTGTCTAATAGGGTTGAGGTCTGGGACAAAACAAAATGGAATACATACAAACAGAAGACTGAAAAAGACATTGGGGACATGGCATCAAGATTAGAAGAACTAGGAGTGTAG
- a CDS encoding ATP-dependent Clp protease ATP-binding subunit, with the protein MGSDFQFNLKKTEIYRAVVLERNMFFKFRNIFRKLFLVLFFIFLGLLIYLSFTSRRLLGFSILFFVLYISAVIKSHFLDFFKKPKQLVPIEQALSNLKEYNLAEFLGFETAKAVSSAIKLCRSKGLSKTTSSALLYFLIKNNPKLNFVFSRALLNIKDIEKKLLDTVEKSEKGEFKPAYCELFKHSMLEALENAKNKNHSRIRLFDILAPLSKHNSVFKQVLIDTNLKSEDISNLSNWLERVENELAERKKFFEWKNLIRSGSLGKEWSTGYTVNLDRFSADLSERAKAGVFSQIIGHEKEIKAVERTLAKEKENNVLLVGEQGSGRRIIIEDLAKKSFLGESIKELNYKRIIELDLSLLLTQVTNSQQAGEVLNLIFDEAVSAGNVILVINDFHNFVGGVQRPGALDITSIISPYLNLPQFRIIAVTSFKGLHKYIEQNPSILTFFGKVEVREISQEQSLTVLENLVFQKEVKYKQFISYPALRDIIKFSEKYLAESPFPEKAIDLLDDVVSYVSQIKEKIVLPKHVAAIVSEKTEIPVGEIETKEREKLLNLEALIHKRIINQETAVKEVAEALRRARTDISIRKGPMGAFLFLGPTGVGKTETAKSLTKIYFGKEQKMIRLDMSEFQEISDIERLIGSIDKEGLLTTKVIEDPFSLVLLDEIEKAHPNILNLFLQVIDEGHLTDGLGRKVSFKNTIIIATSNAGYLVILDALRENKKMEEIREDLINYLFKEKIFRPEFINRFDAVVLFKVLTKENLLAISGLLLNKLKKNLAKKDIEFIITDSLKKKIVELSYDPKFGARQMNRVIQDKIGNVFAKALLSNEIKRGDRAELEAEDFKLKVNP; encoded by the coding sequence ATGGGATCAGACTTTCAATTTAATTTAAAAAAGACAGAGATATATAGGGCAGTGGTTTTAGAGAGAAACATGTTTTTTAAATTTAGGAATATTTTTAGAAAACTGTTTTTAGTTTTGTTTTTTATTTTCCTGGGCTTGCTTATTTACCTCTCTTTTACCAGCAGAAGGCTTCTTGGTTTTTCAATTTTGTTTTTTGTTTTATATATTAGTGCTGTTATAAAAAGTCATTTCTTAGATTTTTTTAAAAAACCAAAACAACTTGTTCCTATTGAACAAGCTTTATCAAACCTTAAAGAATATAATTTAGCAGAGTTTTTAGGATTTGAAACAGCTAAGGCAGTTTCAAGTGCAATTAAGCTTTGCCGTTCTAAGGGGCTTTCTAAAACAACTTCATCAGCCTTACTTTATTTTTTAATAAAAAATAATCCTAAGTTGAATTTTGTTTTTTCTCGGGCACTTTTAAATATTAAGGATATTGAAAAAAAGCTGCTTGATACAGTTGAAAAAAGCGAGAAAGGTGAATTTAAGCCAGCTTATTGCGAACTTTTTAAACATTCAATGTTAGAAGCTTTAGAAAATGCTAAGAATAAAAATCATTCTAGGATTAGGCTTTTTGATATATTAGCTCCTTTGTCAAAACATAATTCAGTTTTTAAACAAGTCTTAATTGATACTAATTTAAAATCAGAAGATATTTCTAACTTATCTAATTGGTTAGAAAGAGTGGAAAATGAACTAGCTGAAAGGAAAAAGTTTTTTGAATGGAAAAACTTAATAAGGTCTGGTTCTTTAGGCAAAGAATGGTCAACTGGTTATACTGTTAATTTAGATAGATTCTCTGCTGATTTATCAGAAAGGGCTAAGGCAGGAGTTTTTTCTCAGATAATTGGCCATGAGAAGGAAATTAAAGCAGTAGAAAGAACTTTAGCTAAAGAAAAGGAAAATAATGTTTTGCTTGTTGGAGAACAAGGAAGCGGAAGAAGAATTATAATTGAAGACTTGGCTAAAAAGAGTTTTCTCGGAGAAAGCATAAAAGAACTGAATTATAAAAGAATAATAGAGCTTGATTTATCATTACTGCTTACTCAAGTCACTAATTCCCAGCAAGCCGGAGAGGTTTTAAACTTAATATTTGATGAAGCTGTTTCAGCTGGCAATGTGATTTTAGTTATTAATGATTTCCACAACTTTGTTGGTGGAGTTCAAAGACCTGGAGCCTTAGATATTACAAGCATAATAAGTCCTTATTTAAATCTGCCTCAGTTTAGAATAATAGCTGTCACTAGTTTTAAGGGGCTTCATAAATATATTGAACAAAATCCTTCAATCTTGACCTTTTTCGGAAAAGTTGAGGTAAGGGAAATCTCTCAGGAACAGTCTTTAACAGTTCTGGAGAATTTAGTTTTTCAAAAAGAAGTAAAATACAAACAATTTATTTCCTATCCAGCCCTAAGAGATATTATTAAGTTTAGTGAAAAATATTTAGCAGAATCTCCATTCCCAGAAAAAGCGATTGACCTATTAGATGATGTTGTTTCTTATGTGTCCCAGATAAAAGAAAAGATAGTTTTACCAAAACACGTTGCAGCAATTGTGTCTGAGAAGACTGAAATTCCAGTAGGAGAAATTGAAACAAAAGAAAGGGAAAAACTGCTTAATTTGGAAGCTTTGATACATAAACGAATAATTAACCAGGAAACAGCTGTTAAAGAGGTTGCAGAAGCTCTCAGGCGCGCTAGGACTGATATTTCTATACGCAAAGGGCCAATGGGTGCATTTTTGTTTTTAGGGCCAACGGGAGTAGGTAAAACCGAAACAGCTAAATCTTTAACTAAAATTTATTTTGGCAAAGAGCAGAAAATGATTCGATTAGACATGTCAGAATTCCAGGAAATTTCAGACATAGAGCGCTTGATTGGTTCTATTGATAAAGAAGGTTTGCTGACTACTAAAGTAATAGAAGATCCATTTTCTTTAGTTTTACTGGATGAAATAGAAAAAGCTCATCCAAATATTTTGAATTTGTTTTTACAGGTTATAGATGAAGGGCATCTTACTGACGGACTGGGAAGAAAGGTTAGTTTTAAAAACACAATTATCATTGCTACTTCTAATGCTGGATATTTAGTAATTCTTGACGCCTTAAGAGAGAACAAAAAAATGGAAGAAATCAGAGAAGACCTTATAAATTATCTGTTTAAAGAAAAGATATTCAGGCCAGAATTCATTAATCGTTTTGATGCCGTTGTTTTGTTTAAAGTATTAACCAAAGAAAATCTTTTAGCTATTTCAGGACTATTACTTAATAAGCTTAAAAAGAATTTAGCTAAAAAAGACATTGAATTTATTATTACTGATAGTTTAAAGAAAAAAATTGTGGAGCTAAGCTATGATCCTAAGTTTGGAGCTAGGCAGATGAATAGGGTGATTCAAGACAAGATTGGTAATGTTTTTGCCAAAGCCTTGCTTAGCAATGAAATCAAAAGAGGGGATAGAGCAGAATTAGAAGCTGAAGATTTTAAATTAAAAGTTAATCCTTAA
- a CDS encoding penicillin-binding protein 2, with amino-acid sequence MKNWRINFIFILFLFVSGAVTGRLVSLQILEGDLNKALSQGLFASFENFQADRGEIFLKNKEALAINIDLPFIFVNPKKIQDIEKTAQVFSEILGLEKDFILEKLTINSSYSLIKKKLTKEEAQKITDLDLEGVFLSEQKERYYPQIGLASQVIGFLSAEGTGQYGLEQFYDEALQGKIGLDQDKKGDDLVLTIDYNIQYEAERLLEKVKKDLDAEKGQIIVIEPYSGRILAMADVDNFDPNYYQQYAGDLAVFKNRSTQALFEPGSVFKPITMAAALEEEKVTPKTTYTDTGSITIGSDTIYNYNKRIYEHEPTMTEVLEKSINTGAIFVQRELGPNLFLKYVDKFGFFEPTKIDIQEVYSQNNELRTARDINLATASFGQGIEMTPIQLVRAYCAIANGGKLINPYLVESSISSDKEIKNHAETEQEQIISSKTASQVTAMLVSVVENGFAQSAKIPGYFVAGKTGTAQVAYSALGVKKSGYSDKTIQTFIGFAPAFNPKFLVMVKLDNPKTRTAEYSTIPVFKDLADYIINYYQIPPDYE; translated from the coding sequence ATGAAGAACTGGAGGATTAATTTCATCTTTATATTATTTTTATTTGTTTCAGGCGCTGTTACTGGTCGCTTGGTATCTCTTCAGATTTTAGAGGGTGATTTAAATAAAGCCTTGTCTCAAGGGCTTTTTGCTTCTTTCGAAAATTTTCAGGCTGATAGAGGAGAGATTTTTTTAAAAAACAAAGAAGCTTTAGCTATTAACATTGACCTGCCTTTTATTTTTGTAAACCCTAAAAAAATTCAAGACATTGAAAAAACAGCTCAAGTTTTCAGTGAAATACTTGGCTTGGAAAAAGACTTTATACTTGAAAAATTAACAATAAACAGCTCTTATTCTTTAATTAAAAAAAAATTAACTAAAGAAGAGGCTCAAAAAATAACTGATTTAGATTTAGAGGGTGTTTTTCTTAGCGAGCAAAAAGAAAGATATTACCCTCAAATAGGATTAGCCTCGCAAGTGATTGGTTTTTTGAGCGCTGAAGGAACAGGCCAGTACGGATTAGAACAGTTTTATGATGAAGCTTTGCAAGGGAAAATAGGGCTTGACCAAGATAAAAAAGGAGATGATTTGGTTTTAACAATTGATTATAATATTCAGTATGAGGCAGAAAGATTGCTTGAAAAAGTAAAAAAAGATTTAGATGCTGAAAAAGGCCAGATAATTGTTATAGAACCTTATTCTGGTAGAATTTTAGCAATGGCTGATGTTGATAATTTTGACCCTAATTATTATCAGCAGTATGCAGGAGATCTGGCTGTTTTTAAAAATAGATCTACTCAGGCATTATTTGAACCAGGTTCTGTTTTCAAACCAATAACAATGGCAGCAGCTTTAGAAGAAGAAAAAGTAACGCCAAAAACTACTTATACTGATACGGGTTCAATAACAATTGGCAGTGATACTATTTACAACTATAACAAGAGAATTTATGAACATGAACCTACTATGACTGAGGTGCTTGAAAAATCAATTAATACTGGAGCTATTTTTGTTCAAAGAGAGCTTGGCCCTAATTTATTTTTAAAATATGTTGATAAATTCGGGTTTTTTGAACCAACTAAAATAGATATACAGGAAGTTTATTCACAAAATAATGAACTTAGAACAGCCAGGGACATAAATCTAGCTACAGCTTCATTTGGTCAGGGAATAGAAATGACGCCAATTCAACTGGTAAGAGCATATTGTGCTATTGCCAATGGCGGTAAATTAATAAATCCTTATTTAGTAGAAAGTTCCATATCTTCTGATAAGGAAATTAAGAATCATGCTGAGACTGAACAAGAACAAATTATTTCTTCTAAGACAGCATCTCAGGTTACTGCAATGTTAGTAAGCGTGGTTGAAAATGGTTTTGCCCAATCAGCTAAAATTCCAGGATATTTTGTTGCTGGCAAAACAGGCACTGCCCAGGTTGCTTATTCTGCTTTAGGTGTTAAAAAATCAGGTTATTCTGACAAAACAATCCAGACTTTTATTGGTTTTGCTCCTGCTTTTAATCCTAAATTTCTAGTTATGGTTAAGCTTGATAATCCAAAAACAAGAACAGCAGAATATTCTACTATTCCAGTGTTTAAAGATTTAGCAGACTATATTATTAATTATTATCAAATTCCACCAGATTATGAATAA